Sequence from the Bacillus marinisedimentorum genome:
AACATATAACCGGCTTGAGTTTATGGAGCGCGGGACTTACCCGAATGTGAAAATGGAAATCCTGCCGGTCCAGTGCATGCATTGTGACAACCCGGCATGCGTGTCTGTCTGCCCGACGAATGCTTCGTTCAAACGGGAAGACGGCATTGTGGAAATCGATCCGGATAAATGCATCGGGTGCAAGTATTGCATGACGGCCTGCCCATACGATGCCCGGCAAATAAATGAAGACAGGATACCGGAAAAGTGCAGGTGGTGTCCTGAATACCTGGAAAAGGGCGAGCAGCCGCCTTGTTCGGCAACCTGCATGAATGAAGTGCGCCTATTCGGGGATCTGGATGACAAAGACAGCGAAATCAATAAACGGATTGCCGCGAGTGAAATTTATACGCTTGTACCTGAGAAAGGGACAAAACCACGGATCTTTTATGTGAAAAAGTAAGCGGAGGTGATGAAAGGTGAAGAAAAAGATTTGGTTGTATCTGTCAATCGCACTGATATTGGCCGGCATAGCCGGAACGGTGAACATCATCATGCACGGTGAACATGCCATGGGGACGTCGAACGGCATTCCATGGGGGATTTTAATCGCCGGTTATGAGTATTTTGTCGGGATAAGCACCGGACTTTTGCTGGTGGCTTCCCTCGGTTACGTCTTTAACCAGGAGCCGATCAAAAAAGTGGGCAAGGCAGCTGTTATGATGGCTGTGTTTACAATGTTCAGCGGGTTTGCCGTCCTTCTGGTCGAACTCGGGAACCCGCTTCATTTCTTTTACTATTTGATTTCGCCGAACATCAAGTCGCCGATCTGGTGGATGGCGCCGCTTTATGGCATTTACCTGGCCATGCTTGTCATTCTCTTGTTCCATATCATCCGCGGGAATGTGCAGCAGGTGAAGATGTTCTCAATACTGACACTCATATCAGCGGTTGTGGCGCTTGTTAACATCGGCTTTTTATTCGGTTTTCTTAACACACGGGCATACTGGAACGGCCCGCTGTCGCCGGTCTATTTTGTCGTATCGGCATTCATGTCCGGAGTCGCACTGTTTGCTG
This genomic interval carries:
- the srrB gene encoding respiratory selenite reductase subunit SrrB is translated as MARYGLLIDAAKCTGCTACTIACQMHNQLPPEQTYNRLEFMERGTYPNVKMEILPVQCMHCDNPACVSVCPTNASFKREDGIVEIDPDKCIGCKYCMTACPYDARQINEDRIPEKCRWCPEYLEKGEQPPCSATCMNEVRLFGDLDDKDSEINKRIAASEIYTLVPEKGTKPRIFYVKK
- the nrfD gene encoding NrfD/PsrC family molybdoenzyme membrane anchor subunit → MKKKIWLYLSIALILAGIAGTVNIIMHGEHAMGTSNGIPWGILIAGYEYFVGISTGLLLVASLGYVFNQEPIKKVGKAAVMMAVFTMFSGFAVLLVELGNPLHFFYYLISPNIKSPIWWMAPLYGIYLAMLVILLFHIIRGNVQQVKMFSILTLISAVVALVNIGFLFGFLNTRAYWNGPLSPVYFVVSAFMSGVALFAVITYIQHKTSALEEEVFLAVRKIFIISIAAVALIYTGKIMTALYGAASGKYEAVHALLSGPLSFNFYFFEVVLGMIVPLALLLTAKGSAPIKLLAAGISSLIGIFFMRVDMVIAGQISELHVIYSTVKEIVYHTYSATWAEWALIAGAAGITLFLYMLRDQIEKSLKGHAR